Proteins from a genomic interval of Paenibacillus lentus:
- a CDS encoding dTDP-4-dehydrorhamnose reductase family protein: protein MKILIVGGNGMAGHVLVRYFQRQGKHHVFYTTRDVSDPGSLILDVDDISAVDRALQLVRPDVIINAVGVLNHFADQDKISAYHINGFLPHRLRRAAGDLSARLIHISTDCVFLGTKGGYKENDATDGTSTYAITKALGEVRDEGHLTIRTSIIGPEIRGKGIGLLQWFLSQQGKVNGYRRVPWNGVTTIQLAKAIDSVLESSLSGLVHLAHPEIVTKYDMLKLFQEIWNKQDVTIVPTDEPSIDRTLVSTRKDVQFALPTFRDMIEEMAEWMKDDE, encoded by the coding sequence ATGAAAATATTGATCGTAGGCGGTAATGGCATGGCGGGTCATGTATTAGTTCGTTATTTCCAGCGACAAGGGAAGCATCACGTGTTCTATACGACCCGGGACGTGAGCGATCCCGGGTCGCTCATTCTTGACGTTGATGATATATCGGCAGTAGATCGAGCTCTCCAGCTTGTAAGGCCGGATGTCATTATCAATGCGGTTGGGGTTCTGAATCATTTTGCTGATCAAGATAAAATTTCGGCCTATCATATCAACGGATTTCTTCCTCATCGTCTGCGTAGGGCGGCGGGGGATCTATCTGCTCGCCTGATTCATATTAGTACGGACTGCGTTTTCCTCGGCACTAAAGGAGGATATAAAGAAAATGATGCGACAGACGGCACATCTACTTATGCGATTACGAAGGCGCTCGGTGAGGTGCGCGATGAAGGGCATCTTACGATCCGCACATCAATTATCGGGCCGGAAATAAGAGGTAAGGGGATCGGGCTGCTGCAGTGGTTTTTAAGTCAACAAGGGAAGGTGAACGGCTACCGGCGCGTTCCCTGGAACGGAGTAACAACCATTCAATTAGCAAAGGCGATTGATTCTGTGCTCGAATCCTCTCTTTCGGGACTCGTGCATCTGGCTCATCCTGAAATCGTCACGAAATACGATATGCTGAAGCTGTTTCAGGAAATATGGAATAAGCAGGACGTCACAATTGTGCCGACAGACGAACCGTCTATCGATCGTACTCTGGTATCTACTCGAAAGGACGTACAATTTGCGCTGCCCACATTCCGAGATATGATCGAAGAAATGGCCGAGTGGATGAAGGACGATGAGTAG